A stretch of Streptomyces vietnamensis DNA encodes these proteins:
- the cimA gene encoding citramalate synthase: MTTENAEGSRLDDSFHVFDTTLRDGAQREGINLTVADKLTIARHLDEFGVGFIEGGWPGANPRDTEFFARARQEIAFKNAQLVAFGATRRAGGKAAEDPQVKALLDSGAPVITLVAKSHDRHVELALRTTLDENLEMVRDTVSYLVSQGRRVFVDCEHFFDGYKANPDYAKAVVSAAYEAGADVVVLCDTNGGMLPAQIQAVVATVIADTGARLGIHAQDDTGCAVANTLAAVDAGATHVQCTANGYGERVGNANLFPVVAALELKYGKQVLPEGALAEMTRISHAIAEVVNLTPSTHQPYVGVSAFAHKAGLHASAIKVDPDLYQHIDPERVGNTMRMLVSDMAGRASIELKGKELGVDLGGDRELVGRVVERVKERELKGYTYEAADASFELLLREEAEGRARRYFRTESWRAIVEDRPDGIHANEATVKLWAKGERIVATAEGNGPVNALDKAIRVGLERIYPQLAKFELVDYKVRILEGRHGTESTTRVLITTSDGNGEWSTVGVGENVIAASWQALEDAFTYGLLRAGIDPAE; encoded by the coding sequence ATGACCACGGAGAACGCCGAGGGCTCGCGCCTCGACGACAGCTTCCATGTCTTCGACACGACCCTGCGCGACGGGGCGCAGCGTGAAGGCATCAACCTCACCGTCGCGGACAAGCTGACCATCGCCCGGCACCTCGACGAGTTCGGCGTGGGCTTCATCGAGGGCGGCTGGCCCGGCGCCAACCCGCGCGACACGGAGTTCTTCGCCCGCGCCCGGCAGGAGATCGCGTTCAAGAACGCGCAGCTCGTCGCCTTCGGCGCCACCCGCAGGGCCGGCGGCAAGGCCGCCGAGGACCCGCAGGTCAAGGCGCTCCTCGACTCCGGCGCTCCGGTGATCACCCTGGTCGCCAAGTCGCACGACCGGCACGTCGAGCTCGCCCTGCGCACCACCCTCGACGAGAACCTGGAGATGGTCCGCGACACCGTCTCCTACCTGGTCTCCCAGGGCCGCCGCGTCTTCGTCGACTGCGAGCACTTCTTCGACGGCTACAAGGCGAACCCGGACTACGCCAAGGCCGTCGTCAGTGCCGCGTACGAGGCCGGCGCCGACGTCGTCGTCCTCTGCGACACCAACGGCGGCATGCTGCCCGCCCAGATCCAGGCCGTCGTCGCCACCGTCATCGCCGACACCGGCGCCCGCCTCGGCATCCACGCCCAGGACGACACCGGCTGCGCCGTCGCCAACACCCTCGCCGCCGTCGACGCGGGCGCCACCCACGTGCAGTGCACCGCCAACGGCTACGGCGAGCGGGTCGGCAACGCCAACCTCTTCCCCGTCGTCGCGGCCCTGGAGCTCAAGTACGGCAAGCAGGTCCTCCCCGAGGGCGCGCTCGCCGAGATGACCCGGATCTCGCACGCCATCGCCGAGGTCGTCAACCTCACCCCCTCCACCCACCAGCCGTACGTCGGCGTCTCCGCCTTCGCCCACAAGGCCGGACTGCACGCCTCCGCGATCAAGGTGGACCCCGACCTCTACCAGCACATCGACCCCGAGCGGGTCGGCAACACCATGCGGATGCTCGTCTCCGACATGGCGGGCCGCGCCTCCATCGAGCTCAAGGGCAAGGAGCTCGGCGTCGACCTGGGCGGCGACCGCGAGCTCGTCGGCCGCGTCGTCGAGCGGGTCAAGGAGCGCGAGCTCAAGGGCTACACGTACGAGGCCGCCGACGCCTCCTTCGAGCTGCTGCTCCGCGAGGAGGCCGAGGGCCGGGCCCGCCGCTACTTCCGTACGGAGTCCTGGCGTGCGATCGTCGAGGACCGGCCCGACGGCATCCACGCCAACGAGGCCACGGTCAAGCTCTGGGCCAAGGGCGAGCGGATCGTCGCCACGGCCGAGGGCAACGGCCCGGTCAACGCCCTCGACAAGGCGATCCGGGTCGGCCTGGAGCGGATCTACCCGCAGCTCGCCAAGTTCGAGCTGGTCGACTACAAGGTCCGCATCCTGGAGGGCCGCCACGGCACCGAGTCCACGACCCGCGTCCTGATCACCACCAGCGACGGCAACGGCGAGTGGTCCACGGTCGGCGTCGGCGAGAACGTCATCGCCGCGTCCTGGCAGGCCCTGGAGGACGCCTTCACGTACGGCCTCCTCCGCGCGGGGATCGACCCCGCCGAATAG
- a CDS encoding MFS transporter, whose amino-acid sequence MGREHWKKIWVGSAGNMVEWFDWFVYASFATYFAGAFFPEGDDTAKLMNTAGIFAVGFFMRPVGGWLLGRVGDRRGRKAALTLTVTLMSASAVLIAVAPTYSVAGYGGAVVLLLARLLQGLSVGGEYAASATYLTEASAPEHRGFASSFQYVSMTAGQVLGLGLLLGLQHTLSDGALHAWGWRIPFVVGALGAAVVFYLRRTMLETEVYEEAGAAQADRGTLKALWAHKREAFLVVALTMGGTVAYYTYTTYLTKYLSNSAGLPKRTATLVSFCALIVFACLQPLAGRLSDRIGRRPLLITFAVGSTLLTVPILAMLGHAGSFWPALGLSLLALVVVTGYTSINACVKAELFPTGVRALGVALPYAIANALFGGTAEYVALWFKDAGIESGFSWYVAGCAAVSLVVYLTMRETRDIDLGRVGTAVSDRKRDQLPVS is encoded by the coding sequence ATGGGACGAGAGCACTGGAAGAAGATCTGGGTCGGCTCCGCGGGCAACATGGTCGAGTGGTTCGACTGGTTCGTGTACGCGAGCTTCGCCACCTACTTCGCGGGGGCCTTCTTCCCCGAGGGCGACGACACCGCCAAGCTCATGAACACCGCCGGCATCTTCGCCGTCGGCTTCTTCATGCGCCCCGTCGGCGGCTGGCTCCTCGGCCGGGTCGGCGACCGCAGGGGCCGCAAGGCGGCGCTCACCCTCACCGTGACGCTGATGTCCGCCTCCGCCGTGCTGATCGCCGTCGCGCCGACGTACTCCGTCGCCGGGTACGGCGGCGCCGTCGTCCTCCTCCTCGCCCGCCTCCTCCAGGGCCTCTCCGTCGGCGGCGAGTACGCGGCCAGCGCCACCTACCTCACCGAGGCCTCCGCGCCGGAGCACCGCGGCTTCGCCTCCAGCTTCCAGTACGTGTCGATGACCGCCGGCCAGGTCCTCGGCCTCGGCCTGCTGCTCGGCCTCCAGCACACCCTGTCCGACGGGGCCCTGCACGCCTGGGGCTGGCGCATCCCCTTCGTCGTCGGCGCCCTCGGCGCGGCCGTCGTCTTCTACCTGCGCCGCACCATGCTGGAGACCGAGGTGTACGAGGAGGCCGGCGCCGCCCAGGCCGATCGCGGCACCCTCAAGGCCCTGTGGGCGCACAAGCGGGAGGCCTTCCTCGTCGTCGCGCTCACCATGGGCGGGACCGTGGCGTACTACACGTACACCACCTACCTCACCAAGTACCTGTCCAACTCCGCCGGACTGCCCAAGCGGACCGCCACCCTGGTCTCCTTCTGCGCCCTGATCGTCTTCGCCTGCCTGCAGCCGCTCGCCGGCCGCCTCTCCGACCGGATCGGCCGCCGCCCGCTGCTCATCACCTTCGCGGTCGGCTCCACCCTCCTCACCGTCCCGATCCTGGCGATGCTGGGGCACGCCGGGTCCTTCTGGCCGGCCCTCGGCCTCTCCCTCCTCGCGCTCGTCGTCGTCACCGGCTACACCTCCATCAACGCGTGTGTGAAGGCCGAGCTGTTCCCGACCGGCGTCCGCGCCCTCGGCGTTGCCCTGCCGTACGCGATCGCCAACGCCCTCTTCGGCGGCACCGCCGAGTACGTGGCGCTCTGGTTCAAGGACGCCGGCATCGAGTCGGGCTTCTCCTGGTACGTGGCGGGCTGCGCGGCCGTCTCCCTGGTCGTCTACCTCACGATGCGGGAGACCCGCGACATCGACCTGGGCCGCGTCGGCACCGCCGTGTCCGACCGGAAGCGAGATCAACTGCCCGTATCGTGA
- a CDS encoding urease subunit alpha has product MDPYEYASVHGPRAGDRVVLGDSGLVVRVESDSQKPGDEFLAGFGKTARDGLHLKAAAVRETCDVVISNVLVIDAVQGIRKVSIGIREGRIHAIGRAGNPDTLDGVDVVVGTGTSIVSGEGLIATAGAVDTHVHLLSPRIMEASLASGVTTIIGQEFGPVWGVGVNSPWALKHAFSAFDAWPVNIGFLARGSSSDPAPLVEALAEGGASGFKVHEDMGAHTRALDTALRVAEEHDVQVALHSDGLNECLSVEDTLAVLEGRTIHAFHIEGCGGGHVPNVLKMAGVPNVIGSSTNPTLPFGRDAVAEHYGMIVSVHDLKTDLPGDAAMARDRIRAGTMGAEDVLHDLGAIGITSSDAQGMGRAGETVRRTFAMAGKMKAELGPLEGDGAHDDNARVLRYMAKLTINPAIAHGLAHEIGSIEVGKMADIVLWRPEYFGAKPQMVIKNGFPAWGVVGDPNAATDTCQPLVLGPLFGAHGATPADISVAFVAQAAVDLGSDAMPTRRRRVAVRGTRGIGPADLRFNSRVGDVQVDGRTGLVSLDGSPIRSEAAESVSLNRLYFL; this is encoded by the coding sequence ATGGACCCGTACGAGTACGCATCCGTGCACGGCCCGCGCGCCGGCGACCGGGTCGTCCTGGGCGACTCCGGACTCGTCGTCCGCGTCGAGTCGGACTCCCAGAAGCCCGGCGACGAGTTCCTCGCCGGCTTCGGCAAGACCGCCCGCGACGGCCTCCACCTCAAGGCCGCGGCCGTCCGCGAGACCTGCGACGTCGTCATCAGCAACGTCCTGGTGATCGACGCCGTGCAGGGCATCCGCAAGGTGTCCATCGGCATCCGCGAGGGCCGCATCCACGCGATCGGCCGGGCCGGCAACCCCGACACCCTCGACGGCGTCGACGTCGTCGTCGGCACCGGTACCTCGATCGTCTCCGGCGAGGGCCTCATCGCCACCGCCGGCGCCGTCGACACCCACGTCCACCTGCTGTCCCCCCGGATCATGGAGGCCTCGCTCGCGAGCGGCGTCACCACGATCATCGGCCAGGAGTTCGGCCCCGTCTGGGGCGTCGGCGTCAACTCGCCGTGGGCCCTCAAGCACGCCTTCAGCGCCTTCGACGCCTGGCCGGTCAACATCGGCTTCCTGGCCCGCGGCTCCTCCTCGGACCCGGCGCCGCTCGTCGAGGCCCTGGCCGAGGGCGGTGCCTCGGGCTTCAAGGTCCACGAGGACATGGGCGCCCACACCCGCGCCCTCGACACCGCTCTGCGGGTCGCCGAGGAGCACGACGTCCAGGTCGCCCTCCACTCGGACGGCCTGAACGAGTGCCTGTCGGTCGAGGACACCCTCGCGGTCCTGGAGGGCCGTACGATCCACGCCTTCCACATCGAGGGCTGCGGCGGCGGACACGTCCCCAACGTCCTGAAGATGGCGGGCGTGCCGAACGTCATCGGCTCCTCCACCAACCCCACCCTGCCCTTCGGCCGCGACGCGGTCGCCGAGCACTACGGGATGATCGTCTCCGTCCACGACCTGAAGACCGACCTCCCGGGCGACGCCGCCATGGCGCGCGACCGGATCCGGGCCGGGACGATGGGTGCGGAGGACGTCCTGCACGACCTCGGCGCGATCGGGATCACCTCCTCCGACGCGCAGGGGATGGGAAGGGCCGGCGAGACCGTACGCCGGACCTTCGCCATGGCCGGGAAGATGAAGGCCGAGCTGGGCCCCCTGGAGGGCGACGGCGCGCACGACGACAACGCGCGCGTGCTGCGCTACATGGCCAAGCTCACCATCAACCCGGCGATCGCCCACGGCCTCGCCCACGAGATCGGTTCGATCGAGGTCGGGAAGATGGCCGACATCGTGCTCTGGCGGCCGGAGTACTTCGGCGCCAAGCCGCAGATGGTCATCAAGAACGGCTTCCCCGCGTGGGGGGTCGTGGGCGATCCGAACGCCGCCACCGACACCTGCCAACCGCTCGTCCTCGGGCCGCTGTTCGGCGCCCACGGAGCGACCCCGGCCGACATCTCCGTCGCCTTCGTCGCGCAGGCCGCCGTCGACCTCGGCTCCGACGCGATGCCGACCCGCCGCCGCCGGGTGGCCGTGCGCGGCACCCGTGGCATCGGCCCCGCCGACCTGCGGTTCAACTCCCGCGTCGGCGACGTGCAGGTCGACGGCCGGACGGGCCTCGTCTCGCTCGACGGCTCCCCGATCCGCTCCGAGGCGGCCGAGTCCGTCTCCCTCAACCGCCTCTACTTCCTCTAG
- the dnaN gene encoding DNA polymerase III subunit beta, which produces MEFRIDSAVLTDAVAWAARVLPTRSPMPVLGGLLLEAADGSLRVSGLDHEASARVEVEADTAVDGRALVLGRRLLDICKVLPRGATELAVEGARLSVTSGDARFGLSLLPLDDYPAAPALPEVRGLVDGDAFAAAVSQVAVAAGRDDSLPVLTGIRLALDGTTMTLAATDRYRYAVRTLEWKPEDGAPAEGADVVVPARRLTEIARSLAGTGPARLALDAGSLGFESAGTRTTTRLLDGRLPRHDKLFALGEHALAVTGRAPLTEAVKRVAVVAEGDSPVQLAFSPTALHLQAGYEDDVASQRLPATLTDAESLTVAFNPGYLLDALGSLDAPEVHFHLLGPGQRALLTDGPDGTHRHLLMSVKPLV; this is translated from the coding sequence ATGGAATTCCGTATCGACAGCGCCGTGTTGACCGATGCCGTGGCCTGGGCCGCGCGCGTCCTGCCGACCCGCTCCCCCATGCCCGTCCTCGGCGGTCTGCTCCTGGAGGCGGCGGACGGCAGCCTGCGCGTCTCGGGCCTCGACCACGAGGCCTCGGCCCGCGTCGAGGTCGAGGCCGACACCGCCGTCGACGGCCGGGCGCTGGTCCTCGGCCGGCGTCTGCTCGACATCTGCAAGGTGCTTCCCCGGGGTGCCACCGAGCTCGCCGTGGAGGGCGCCCGCCTCTCGGTGACCTCGGGCGACGCCCGCTTCGGCCTCTCCCTGCTGCCGCTCGACGACTATCCCGCCGCGCCCGCGCTGCCCGAGGTGCGCGGGCTCGTGGACGGGGACGCCTTCGCCGCGGCGGTCAGCCAGGTCGCCGTCGCCGCGGGCCGCGACGACTCGCTGCCCGTCCTGACCGGGATACGGCTCGCCCTGGACGGCACCACCATGACGCTGGCCGCCACCGACCGCTACCGGTACGCGGTCCGCACCCTGGAGTGGAAGCCCGAGGACGGCGCCCCCGCGGAGGGCGCCGACGTGGTCGTCCCGGCCCGCCGGCTCACCGAGATCGCCCGCTCCCTCGCCGGCACGGGCCCGGCCCGCCTCGCCCTCGACGCCGGCTCCCTCGGCTTCGAGAGCGCCGGCACCCGCACCACCACCCGACTGCTCGACGGCCGCCTCCCCCGCCACGACAAGCTCTTCGCCCTCGGCGAGCACGCCCTCGCGGTCACCGGGCGGGCCCCGCTGACCGAGGCCGTCAAGCGGGTCGCGGTCGTCGCCGAGGGCGACAGCCCGGTCCAGCTGGCCTTCTCCCCCACCGCCCTCCACCTCCAGGCGGGCTACGAGGACGACGTGGCCTCCCAGCGCCTCCCCGCCACCCTCACGGACGCGGAGTCCCTGACCGTCGCCTTCAACCCCGGCTACCTCCTGGACGCCCTGGGCTCCCTGGACGCCCCCGAGGTCCACTTCCACCTCCTGGGCCCGGGCCAGCGCGCCCTCCTCACCGACGGCCCCGACGGCACCCACCGCCACCTCCTGATGTCGGTGAAGCCGCTGGTCTGA
- a CDS encoding cytosine permease, producing the protein MPIEQRGVDTIPEAERTSGPRDLVSILLGSNLCLGVIVFGWLPVSFGLGFWASVTSVITGTLVGVAVTAPLALVSLRTATNLSTSSGAFFGVRGRLVGSVVGLLLSLGYTALTLWIGGDVMVGTLARLIGLPTGGAAHATVYAVLAACTVVGAVYGYRLLLKLSKALAIGMTVLLAIGLCAYAGDFTTAAVPDTPYLLGSFWPTWLLSAVAAGLSGPVAFITLLGDYTRYVSPERYSAKTVWRATCLGLSVGLLVPQLFGTFTALAARGGLDYAGPLVAASPVWYLVPLLIAASAGSVGNAGLMLYSMGLDLDAILPKATRARATLVVAAVSTAFVFAGHFASDAQTAMTSFVLLLTAIGTPWAVITLIGHARCGGVYDPEALQVFNNRSRGGIYWYAAGWHPRATVSWAVGAAVGLAAVSTPLYEGPLLALTGGIDCSFVFSGIVGGALYAVLTPNRAPETVKTAPEALAATE; encoded by the coding sequence ATGCCGATAGAACAGCGCGGAGTCGACACCATCCCCGAGGCCGAACGCACCAGCGGCCCCCGCGACCTCGTCTCGATCCTGCTCGGATCCAACCTCTGTCTGGGGGTGATCGTCTTCGGCTGGCTGCCGGTCTCCTTCGGGCTCGGCTTCTGGGCCTCGGTGACCTCCGTGATCACCGGCACCCTCGTCGGCGTCGCGGTCACCGCCCCGCTCGCGCTCGTGTCCCTCCGTACCGCGACCAACCTCTCCACCTCCTCCGGCGCCTTCTTCGGCGTCCGGGGCCGGCTCGTCGGCTCCGTGGTCGGGCTGCTGCTCTCGCTCGGCTACACCGCGCTGACCCTCTGGATCGGCGGCGACGTGATGGTGGGCACACTCGCCCGCCTGATCGGCCTGCCGACCGGCGGCGCGGCCCACGCCACCGTCTACGCGGTCCTGGCCGCCTGCACCGTGGTGGGCGCGGTGTACGGCTACCGGCTGCTGCTCAAGCTGAGCAAGGCGCTCGCGATCGGCATGACGGTGCTCCTCGCCATCGGCCTGTGCGCGTACGCCGGGGACTTCACGACGGCGGCGGTGCCGGACACCCCGTACCTGCTCGGCTCCTTCTGGCCGACCTGGCTGCTCTCCGCCGTCGCGGCGGGCCTCAGCGGACCGGTGGCCTTCATCACCCTGCTCGGCGACTACACCCGGTACGTCTCCCCCGAGCGGTACAGCGCGAAGACCGTGTGGCGGGCCACCTGCCTGGGCCTGAGCGTGGGCCTGCTCGTCCCGCAGCTCTTCGGCACCTTCACCGCCCTGGCCGCGCGCGGCGGCCTGGACTACGCGGGCCCGCTCGTCGCGGCGTCGCCCGTCTGGTACCTCGTACCGCTGCTCATCGCCGCCAGCGCCGGCTCCGTCGGCAACGCCGGTCTGATGCTGTACTCGATGGGGCTCGACCTCGACGCGATCCTGCCGAAGGCCACGCGCGCGCGTGCCACCCTCGTGGTCGCGGCGGTCTCCACGGCCTTCGTCTTCGCCGGGCACTTCGCCTCGGACGCCCAGACGGCCATGACCTCGTTCGTGCTGCTGCTCACCGCGATCGGCACCCCGTGGGCGGTGATCACCCTGATCGGGCACGCGCGCTGCGGCGGCGTGTACGACCCGGAGGCGCTCCAGGTCTTCAACAACCGCTCGCGCGGCGGGATCTACTGGTACGCGGCGGGCTGGCACCCGCGCGCCACCGTCTCCTGGGCTGTCGGCGCGGCGGTCGGCCTGGCCGCGGTGTCGACGCCCCTCTACGAGGGGCCGCTGCTCGCACTCACGGGCGGGATCGACTGCAGCTTCGTGTTCTCGGGGATCGTGGGCGGCGCGCTGTACGCCGTCCTGACGCCGAACAGGGCCCCCGAGACCGTGAAGACGGCCCCGGAAGCCCTGGCGGCGACGGAGTAG
- the ureA gene encoding urease subunit gamma — MRLTPTERDRLLLFGAAELARARRARGLRLNVPEATALIADTVCEAARDGKRLAEAIEAARSVLGPDDVLPGVADVVTEIHVEAVFDDGSRLAVVSAPIGGGGLGAGAPGALLPGPAYEEIEPALVVRVHNTATVPVSVTSHFHFFEANPRLDFDRAAAYGMRLAIPAGASFRFDPGGEAEVGLVPIGGARVAIGFAGLVDGPLDAPGAKAEALRRAAACGYLGVPSDKSDEEDD, encoded by the coding sequence GTGAGACTGACCCCCACGGAACGCGACCGGCTGCTTCTCTTCGGTGCCGCCGAGCTCGCCAGGGCCCGCCGGGCCCGGGGCCTGCGGCTCAATGTGCCCGAGGCGACCGCGCTCATCGCGGACACCGTCTGCGAGGCGGCTCGCGACGGCAAGCGACTCGCCGAGGCGATCGAGGCGGCCCGCTCCGTCCTCGGCCCCGACGACGTCCTGCCCGGCGTCGCCGACGTGGTCACCGAGATCCACGTCGAAGCCGTCTTCGACGACGGCTCGCGGCTCGCGGTCGTCTCCGCCCCGATCGGCGGGGGCGGCCTGGGCGCCGGGGCACCGGGCGCACTGCTCCCCGGCCCCGCGTACGAGGAGATCGAGCCGGCGCTCGTCGTACGCGTCCACAACACGGCGACGGTCCCCGTGAGCGTCACCTCCCACTTCCACTTCTTCGAGGCCAACCCGCGCCTCGACTTCGACCGGGCCGCCGCCTACGGCATGCGGCTCGCCATCCCGGCCGGAGCCTCCTTCCGCTTCGACCCGGGCGGCGAGGCCGAGGTCGGGCTCGTGCCGATCGGCGGCGCCCGCGTCGCCATCGGCTTCGCGGGCCTGGTCGACGGCCCGCTGGACGCGCCCGGCGCGAAGGCCGAGGCCCTGCGGCGCGCCGCGGCCTGCGGCTACCTGGGAGTTCCGTCCGACAAGTCCGACGAGGAGGACGACTGA
- a CDS encoding EstA family serine hydrolase, whose protein sequence is MADVHGTVEPGFESVREVFAEIAANEARDGGAQLAVHHHGRLVVDLWGGDGVDGDSLLALYSSSKGAMALIAALLVQDGVLDLDRTVASWWPEFAAEGKGGLTLRQLLAHRSGVIGVDDGFSMEELADDRRIAARLAAQRPFWEPGTGHGYHALVVGALVGEVVLRATGRTIQEIYEERVRVPYGLDYYLGLPEELEPRFRTALPLLPTPAQQEFLAANPIAPDSLMAIAFNLHADPPFDNPAYGNSPAVRTKAPLSGGGVGTARGLSRMYAAIAGELDGRPPLLAPGTLAEFARIHSRGTDLVTGGENAFGLGFVPLATRHPSLGPGAVGHSGAPGSQAFADPATGLAYSYARRRFGFMSGPGAPENGRLIPAVVEAAAAL, encoded by the coding sequence ATGGCCGACGTCCACGGCACGGTGGAGCCCGGATTCGAGTCCGTACGCGAGGTGTTCGCGGAGATCGCCGCGAACGAGGCCCGGGACGGCGGCGCCCAGCTCGCCGTCCACCACCACGGCCGGCTGGTCGTCGACCTCTGGGGCGGTGACGGCGTCGACGGGGACTCCCTGCTCGCGCTCTACTCCTCGTCCAAGGGGGCCATGGCCCTGATCGCCGCGCTCCTCGTCCAGGACGGCGTCCTGGACCTGGACCGCACGGTCGCCTCCTGGTGGCCCGAGTTCGCCGCCGAGGGCAAGGGCGGGCTCACCCTCCGGCAGCTGCTCGCCCACCGCTCGGGCGTGATCGGCGTGGACGACGGCTTCTCGATGGAGGAGCTCGCCGACGACCGCCGGATCGCCGCCCGTCTCGCGGCGCAGCGCCCCTTCTGGGAGCCGGGCACCGGCCACGGCTACCACGCCCTGGTCGTCGGAGCCCTCGTCGGAGAGGTGGTCCTGCGGGCCACCGGCCGGACGATCCAGGAGATCTACGAGGAGCGGGTCCGCGTCCCGTACGGGCTCGACTACTACCTCGGGCTCCCCGAGGAGCTCGAACCCCGGTTCCGTACGGCCCTGCCGCTGCTGCCCACCCCCGCCCAGCAGGAGTTCCTCGCGGCGAACCCGATCGCCCCCGACAGCCTCATGGCCATCGCCTTCAACCTCCACGCCGACCCGCCGTTCGACAATCCGGCCTACGGCAACTCCCCTGCTGTGCGGACGAAGGCCCCGCTCTCCGGCGGCGGCGTCGGCACCGCGCGCGGCCTCTCCCGGATGTACGCGGCGATCGCGGGCGAGCTCGACGGCCGGCCGCCGCTCCTCGCCCCCGGGACCCTGGCCGAGTTCGCCCGGATCCACTCCCGGGGCACCGACCTGGTGACCGGCGGGGAGAACGCCTTCGGCCTCGGTTTCGTCCCGCTGGCCACCCGCCACCCCTCGCTCGGCCCCGGCGCCGTCGGCCACAGCGGGGCCCCCGGGTCCCAGGCCTTCGCCGACCCGGCGACCGGCCTCGCCTACAGCTACGCCCGCCGCCGCTTCGGCTTCATGAGCGGTCCCGGCGCGCCCGAGAACGGCCGGCTGATCCCGGCCGTGGTCGAGGCCGCCGCTGCCCTGTAG
- a CDS encoding agmatine deiminase family protein: MTFRMPAEWMPHERTWMAWPSPNPTFTNEEELSEAREAWASVARAVRRFEPVTVVVAPGDADSAAALLGPEIDLVERELDDAWMRDIGPTFVTNGTELAAVDWVFNGWGAQDWARWEHDSKIARHVADVAGVKVLPSPLVNEGGAIHVDGEGTVLLTDTVQLGAGRNPEWTREQVEQEIHAKLGTTKAIWLPHGLAGDYGLYGTQGHVDIVAAFARPGTVLVHSQQDPAHPDYVRSKMYVEILRGQTDAKGRPLEVIEVPAPTVLKDEEGDWVDYSYINHYLCNGGVVLCGFDDPNDEVAAEIFRRLFPERHVVLVDARPIFAGGGGIHCITQQQPKV, translated from the coding sequence ATGACCTTCCGCATGCCCGCCGAATGGATGCCGCACGAGCGCACCTGGATGGCCTGGCCCAGCCCCAACCCCACCTTCACCAACGAGGAGGAGCTCTCCGAGGCCCGCGAGGCCTGGGCCTCGGTGGCCCGCGCCGTCCGCCGCTTCGAGCCGGTGACGGTGGTCGTCGCCCCCGGCGACGCCGACTCGGCCGCCGCGCTCCTCGGCCCGGAGATCGACCTGGTCGAGCGCGAGCTCGACGACGCCTGGATGCGGGACATCGGCCCGACCTTCGTCACGAACGGCACCGAACTCGCCGCCGTGGACTGGGTGTTCAACGGCTGGGGCGCCCAGGACTGGGCCCGCTGGGAGCACGACTCCAAGATCGCCCGCCATGTGGCGGACGTGGCGGGGGTGAAGGTCCTCCCCTCTCCCCTCGTCAACGAGGGCGGCGCGATCCACGTCGACGGCGAGGGCACCGTCCTCCTCACCGACACCGTCCAGCTCGGCGCCGGCCGCAACCCCGAGTGGACGCGCGAGCAGGTCGAGCAGGAGATCCACGCCAAGCTCGGCACGACCAAGGCGATCTGGCTCCCGCACGGCCTCGCCGGCGACTACGGCCTGTACGGCACCCAGGGCCACGTCGACATCGTCGCCGCCTTCGCCCGCCCCGGCACGGTCCTCGTCCACAGCCAGCAGGACCCGGCCCACCCGGACTACGTGCGCTCGAAGATGTACGTGGAGATCCTGCGCGGCCAGACCGACGCGAAGGGCCGCCCGCTGGAGGTCATAGAGGTCCCGGCACCCACCGTCCTGAAGGACGAGGAGGGCGACTGGGTCGACTACTCGTACATCAACCACTACCTGTGCAACGGCGGCGTGGTGCTGTGCGGCTTCGACGACCCGAACGACGAGGTCGCGGCCGAGATCTTCCGCCGGCTCTTCCCCGAGCGCCACGTGGTCCTGGTCGACGCCCGCCCGATCTTCGCGGGCGGCGGCGGCATCCACTGCATCACGCAGCAGCAGCCGAAGGTCTGA
- a CDS encoding TetR/AcrR family transcriptional regulator — protein MDTIAERGLDGLTMAGLGRQVGMSSGHLLYYFRTKDELLLQTLEWSEGRLGAERSALLSRPGSARERLDGYVDVYVPDGPRDPHWTLWLEVWNRSQNADDDARARQAAIEGAWHRDLVAILAEGVSRGEFRAVDPDRFATRMRALLDGFSVHVAVGIPGTGREQVLAHVREFIAETLISRP, from the coding sequence ATGGACACGATCGCCGAGCGCGGGCTCGACGGGCTGACCATGGCCGGGCTCGGGCGGCAGGTGGGGATGAGCAGTGGGCACCTCCTCTACTACTTCCGCACCAAGGACGAGCTGCTGCTGCAGACCCTGGAGTGGAGCGAGGGGCGGCTCGGGGCCGAGCGCAGCGCGCTGCTGTCCAGGCCGGGAAGCGCGCGCGAGCGGCTCGACGGGTACGTCGACGTGTACGTGCCCGACGGGCCCCGTGACCCGCACTGGACGCTCTGGCTGGAGGTCTGGAACCGGTCGCAGAACGCCGACGACGACGCCCGCGCCCGGCAGGCCGCCATCGAGGGGGCCTGGCACCGGGACCTGGTCGCGATCCTCGCCGAGGGGGTCTCGCGCGGGGAGTTCCGGGCCGTCGACCCGGACCGCTTCGCCACCCGGATGCGGGCCCTGCTCGACGGCTTCAGCGTGCACGTCGCCGTCGGCATCCCGGGCACGGGACGAGAGCAAGTCCTCGCCCATGTGCGGGAGTTCATCGCCGAAACGCTGATCTCGCGACCGTAA